In Candidatus Krumholzibacteriia bacterium, one genomic interval encodes:
- a CDS encoding protein kinase: MQINPGTRLGPYEIVSPIGAGGMGEVYRARDTRLDRDVAIKVLAGHLTASPEVRQRFEREARAVSSLNHPNICTLHDVGHEDGVDFLVLEYIEGESLQDRIARGAIPMRELLVIGIQIADALDRAHRQNLIHRDLKPGNIMLTPSGAKLLDFGLARSAELGAGGDLTQSPTMARSLTAEGAIIGTFQYMAPEQLEGRPADARTDIFSFGAVLYEMATGRRAFQGDTQASLIASILKDQPRAIAELQPLTPPAFERVVHRCLEKKPDDRWQTARDLMLELTWIRDAGSQAGVAAPVRARRRSRERTAWITAAVFGAAAIALATSTLMRPKQTLEVSRFAVEPLDRANSIAASQAQIKISPDGRSIVFLATDTLGTYRLWTLHLDDRQARPLPGTEDSGLPFWSADSRNIAFFSAAGKLMRMPAGGGTPQVVCAAPDGRGGTWNRDGVIVFAPSSGGPLFKVSADGGVPVQVTQLDSTRGEQAHRFPCFLPDGKHFLYVSLPAQNGTFDTFVGSIDSFDRKLAVNARGAAVYAEPGFVLYGREQSLVAQRFDTKKLEAAGPLIPLGEPPGSSGGWSGSPNLSVSDNGVIVRTTSAVQSSFIPEWDASGVQRGKVRVDDGMYLDVALSPDGTRLAASRLSATNAENTSDIFIIELSRGAASRVTFDPSINGSMIWSPDGRRIAFASNRGGNEGIYVKNASGAGEETPLLTRRDQLFVRPNAWTPDGGTIVYHTLSRDTGYDIWTVPTDGKGEAKPFIVTRFNEKGGAVSPDGRYLAYHSDESGSFETYVVSFPDLQEKYRVSVNGAGSYGDLFAVFWNKGGRELLYEAADGATMMRVPVDYTPSFRAGTPVPQMRISRNRIGTLTGDGKRYFAAVTADDNANSLIYLVHDWPALLKGR, translated from the coding sequence ATGCAGATCAACCCCGGCACACGGCTCGGCCCGTACGAAATCGTCTCCCCCATCGGCGCGGGCGGCATGGGTGAGGTGTACCGCGCGCGCGACACGCGCCTGGACCGCGACGTCGCCATCAAGGTGCTCGCCGGCCACCTGACCGCATCGCCCGAGGTGCGCCAGCGCTTCGAGCGCGAGGCGCGGGCAGTCTCCAGCCTCAACCATCCCAACATCTGCACGCTGCACGACGTGGGTCACGAGGACGGCGTGGACTTTCTGGTGCTCGAGTACATCGAGGGCGAGTCGCTGCAGGACCGCATCGCGCGCGGTGCTATCCCCATGCGCGAACTCCTTGTCATCGGCATTCAGATTGCTGACGCGCTGGATCGGGCGCACCGCCAGAACCTGATCCATCGCGATCTCAAGCCCGGCAACATCATGCTCACCCCGTCGGGCGCCAAGCTGCTGGACTTCGGCCTCGCGCGCAGCGCCGAACTCGGCGCCGGCGGCGACCTGACCCAGTCGCCCACCATGGCGCGATCGCTCACCGCTGAGGGCGCCATCATCGGCACCTTCCAGTATATGGCGCCCGAGCAGCTGGAAGGCCGCCCCGCCGACGCGCGTACCGACATCTTCTCGTTCGGCGCCGTACTCTACGAGATGGCCACCGGGCGTCGCGCGTTTCAGGGAGACACCCAGGCCTCGCTCATCGCGTCCATTCTGAAAGACCAGCCGCGCGCCATCGCCGAACTGCAGCCGCTTACGCCGCCCGCGTTCGAGCGCGTGGTGCACCGCTGCCTGGAGAAGAAGCCGGACGATCGCTGGCAGACCGCGCGCGACCTCATGCTGGAACTCACCTGGATCCGCGACGCCGGGTCGCAGGCAGGCGTGGCCGCCCCGGTGCGCGCACGGCGCCGGAGCCGCGAGCGCACCGCGTGGATCACAGCCGCGGTGTTCGGCGCCGCGGCAATCGCTCTCGCCACCTCGACACTCATGCGCCCGAAGCAGACCCTGGAGGTCAGCCGCTTCGCGGTGGAGCCGCTGGACCGGGCCAACAGCATCGCGGCGTCGCAAGCCCAGATCAAGATCTCCCCGGACGGACGCTCCATTGTGTTCCTGGCGACGGACACGCTCGGGACCTATCGGCTGTGGACGCTTCACCTCGACGACCGCCAGGCGCGGCCGCTCCCCGGCACCGAAGACTCCGGCCTGCCCTTCTGGTCGGCCGACAGCAGGAACATCGCGTTCTTCTCGGCCGCGGGCAAGCTGATGCGCATGCCGGCCGGTGGCGGCACCCCGCAGGTGGTATGCGCGGCCCCCGACGGGCGGGGCGGGACCTGGAACCGCGATGGCGTGATCGTGTTTGCACCCTCGTCGGGCGGACCTTTGTTCAAGGTTTCCGCCGACGGCGGCGTGCCGGTGCAGGTCACCCAGCTGGATTCGACCCGCGGCGAACAGGCGCACCGCTTTCCGTGCTTCCTCCCCGACGGAAAGCACTTCCTGTACGTGTCGTTGCCGGCGCAGAACGGCACCTTCGACACGTTCGTCGGGTCCATTGATTCGTTCGACCGCAAGCTCGCGGTCAACGCGCGCGGGGCCGCGGTTTACGCGGAACCGGGTTTCGTGCTTTACGGCCGCGAGCAATCGCTGGTCGCGCAGCGTTTCGACACGAAGAAGCTGGAGGCGGCGGGCCCGCTGATCCCGCTGGGCGAGCCGCCCGGTTCCAGCGGAGGATGGAGCGGTTCCCCCAATCTCTCGGTGTCCGACAACGGTGTCATCGTGCGCACCACGTCCGCCGTTCAGTCGTCATTCATCCCGGAGTGGGACGCCTCGGGTGTGCAGCGCGGCAAGGTTCGCGTCGATGACGGCATGTACCTCGACGTCGCTCTTTCCCCCGACGGAACCCGGCTGGCGGCGTCGCGGCTGAGCGCCACCAACGCCGAGAACACCAGCGATATCTTCATCATCGAGCTGAGCCGGGGCGCAGCCTCGCGGGTGACCTTCGATCCATCGATCAACGGCAGCATGATCTGGTCGCCGGATGGGCGGCGCATCGCCTTTGCCAGCAACCGCGGCGGCAACGAGGGCATCTACGTGAAGAACGCCAGTGGCGCGGGCGAGGAAACCCCGCTGCTTACCCGCCGCGATCAACTGTTTGTGCGCCCAAACGCGTGGACACCGGACGGCGGAACCATCGTCTATCACACGCTCTCGCGCGACACCGGCTATGACATCTGGACGGTTCCCACGGATGGAAAGGGAGAGGCGAAGCCCTTCATCGTGACCCGATTCAATGAAAAGGGCGGCGCCGTTTCCCCGGACGGGCGCTATCTCGCCTATCACTCAGACGAGTCGGGCTCGTTCGAAACGTACGTGGTGTCGTTCCCCGACCTGCAGGAGAAGTATCGCGTGTCCGTCAACGGCGCCGGATCCTATGGCGATCTGTTTGCGGTGTTCTGGAACAAGGGCGGGCGTGAACTGCTCTACGAAGCCGCCGACGGTGCCACCATGATGCGGGTGCCGGTGGATTACACCCCGAGTTTCAGGGCGGGAACACCGGTGCCGCAGATGCGCATCTCCCGCAACCGCATCGGCACGCTCACCGGCGACGGCAAGCGCTACTTTGCCGCCGTCACCGCCGACGACAACGCCAATTCGCTGATCTATTTGGTCCACGATTGGCCGGCCCTGCTGAAGGGCCGCTGA
- the msrA gene encoding peptide-methionine (S)-S-oxide reductase MsrA: MTPATPPPQPPAAEHATAVFAGGCFWCVEAVFEELDGVIDAVSGYTGGSAETANYEAVCTGTTGHAEAVKIIYDPSKISFQKLLVVHFATHDPTTPNRQGNDHGTQYRSAIFYANDAEKKAAADYIAELTKEHKYPRPIVTTLEPLKEFYPAEIYHQNYVCTNPNQGYVRAVALPKVDKVRKLFADDLKETSPLEK; the protein is encoded by the coding sequence ATGACACCTGCCACACCACCGCCACAGCCGCCCGCCGCCGAGCACGCCACCGCCGTCTTTGCCGGCGGGTGCTTCTGGTGCGTCGAGGCCGTTTTTGAGGAACTCGACGGCGTGATCGACGCCGTCTCCGGCTACACCGGCGGCTCCGCGGAGACCGCCAACTACGAGGCTGTGTGCACCGGCACCACCGGCCACGCCGAGGCCGTGAAGATCATCTACGACCCCTCGAAGATCAGCTTCCAGAAGCTGCTGGTGGTGCATTTTGCCACCCACGACCCCACCACGCCCAACCGCCAGGGCAATGATCACGGCACCCAGTACCGGTCGGCGATCTTCTACGCCAACGACGCGGAGAAGAAGGCGGCGGCGGACTACATCGCGGAGTTGACGAAAGAGCACAAGTACCCGCGCCCCATCGTGACCACGCTGGAACCGCTCAAGGAGTTCTACCCCGCGGAGATCTACCATCAGAATTACGTGTGCACCAACCCCAACCAGGGCTACGTGCGCGCGGTGGCGCTCCCCAAGGTGGACAAGGTGCGCAAGCTCTTCGCCGACGATCTCAAGGAAACGTCACCGCTCGAGAAGTAG